A single region of the Desulfovibrio sp. genome encodes:
- a CDS encoding NTP transferase domain-containing protein: protein MLHKGTPMRKTGKVIAIVQARLGSTRLPMKSLLCLRDVPVIDWVTRRLAQAAKLDGIMVAVPDTPLDRVLMEHLQRRGVPCVAGSEDDVLARFCLAARTADAGRVVRVCADNPLIWSGAIDRLVDFYDQGGWDYAYNHIPRNNLWPDGLGAEILSRELLEELDAKATQTSQREHCLNYIWDNAASFKIGTFDPEEDWLRRPELKLDMDRSDDFCRLALKPIHPDMDARDIVRVFG, encoded by the coding sequence ATGCTCCACAAAGGAACACCCATGCGCAAGACCGGCAAGGTTATAGCCATTGTTCAGGCCCGCCTCGGCTCCACGCGGCTCCCCATGAAATCACTGCTCTGTCTGCGTGATGTGCCCGTTATCGACTGGGTAACGCGGCGGCTGGCGCAGGCGGCAAAGCTTGACGGCATCATGGTGGCTGTGCCGGATACGCCTCTTGACCGTGTGCTCATGGAGCATCTGCAAAGGCGCGGCGTACCCTGCGTTGCCGGTTCGGAGGACGATGTGCTGGCGCGGTTCTGTCTGGCGGCTCGCACGGCGGACGCCGGGCGCGTGGTGCGCGTGTGCGCCGATAATCCGCTCATCTGGAGCGGGGCCATTGACCGGTTGGTGGATTTTTACGATCAGGGCGGCTGGGACTATGCCTATAACCATATTCCGCGCAACAACCTCTGGCCCGATGGCCTGGGTGCGGAAATCCTTTCGCGCGAGCTGCTGGAAGAACTGGACGCCAAGGCCACCCAGACCTCGCAGCGCGAGCACTGCCTCAACTACATATGGGACAATGCCGCCAGCTTTAAAATAGGCACGTTTGATCCGGAAGAAGACTGGCTGCGCCGCCCCGAACTCAAGCTGGATATGGACAGGTCTGACGACTTCTGCCGTCTGGCGCTCAAGCCCATCCACCCCGACATGGACGCAAGGGACATTGTGCGCGTGTTTGGCTAA
- a CDS encoding cytidine 5'-phosphate N-acetylneuraminic acid synthetase, with the protein MKERCIVIPAIKKNAVIPDQLVKKLAGVTLVERAVNTARGVLPGDDIVVLTDSQEIALICERAGVRHHWNKDLRFTSLDIVTEMRGLLTELAREYEHCMILRASCPLLTWVDVEDAWKRFREAQADSLVTVKSMRQRIWNVQGEGLESLLDEDAGHDSEKMLVVESRALIILRLALLDKANGHTLERGKIVPYFLNDRAIEIQGYQDWWICEHLLQRRHVVFVVAGWPAIGMGHVFRALMLAHEITNHKISFVCTRESELAVESIARKDYKIVRQGNEELADTVLRLRPDLVVNDILNTTAAYMARLTTAGVRCVNFEDEGPGADWARLVVNALYEDRDSNERLRYGPDYFCLRDEFLGAARNPFRPELRTVLITFGGTDLNDCSRRVLDIIEPICRAYGIRIRLVAGPGYAHKEAMEAHLARLDNPLVEFTWATNVMSRMMEGADLAICSAGRTVYELAHMRIPSMVLAHHEREARHTFARPRNGFAFVGIMDRVSDAKIRNVFLAMLKNPRRKRFWDRQNSLNFTANKGRVVALMQNILQEGAAAPQAAENAAPVEPQQA; encoded by the coding sequence GTGAAAGAACGCTGCATCGTCATACCTGCCATCAAGAAAAATGCCGTCATTCCTGACCAGCTTGTTAAAAAACTGGCCGGGGTTACGCTTGTGGAACGGGCCGTCAATACCGCGCGCGGCGTCTTGCCCGGCGATGATATTGTTGTGCTGACCGACAGCCAGGAAATCGCGCTCATCTGCGAACGCGCGGGCGTGCGGCACCACTGGAACAAGGATCTGCGGTTCACCAGCCTTGATATCGTCACCGAAATGCGCGGGCTGCTGACAGAACTTGCGCGGGAATACGAGCACTGCATGATTTTGCGCGCCTCCTGCCCTCTGCTCACCTGGGTGGACGTGGAAGACGCCTGGAAGCGCTTTCGCGAGGCACAGGCCGATAGCCTGGTGACGGTCAAAAGCATGCGCCAGCGCATCTGGAATGTGCAGGGCGAAGGGCTTGAGAGCCTGCTGGACGAAGACGCTGGACACGACAGCGAAAAAATGCTGGTGGTGGAAAGCCGCGCGCTGATCATTTTGCGTCTTGCCCTGCTGGACAAGGCCAACGGCCACACACTGGAGCGCGGCAAGATCGTGCCGTATTTTCTCAACGACAGGGCCATTGAAATTCAGGGCTATCAGGACTGGTGGATCTGCGAGCACCTTTTGCAACGGCGGCATGTGGTCTTTGTGGTGGCGGGCTGGCCCGCCATCGGCATGGGGCATGTGTTCCGCGCGCTGATGCTGGCGCACGAGATCACCAATCACAAGATCAGCTTTGTCTGTACGCGCGAGAGCGAGCTGGCGGTGGAAAGCATTGCCCGCAAGGACTACAAGATCGTGCGTCAGGGCAACGAGGAGCTGGCAGACACAGTGCTGCGCCTGCGGCCCGACCTTGTGGTCAACGATATTCTGAACACCACGGCGGCCTACATGGCGCGCCTGACCACGGCTGGCGTGCGCTGCGTCAATTTTGAGGATGAAGGCCCCGGCGCGGACTGGGCGCGGCTGGTGGTCAATGCCCTGTACGAAGACAGGGACAGCAACGAGCGCCTGCGTTACGGGCCGGATTATTTTTGCCTGCGGGATGAGTTTCTGGGCGCGGCGCGCAATCCCTTCCGTCCCGAACTCAGGACAGTGCTCATCACCTTTGGTGGCACGGATCTCAACGACTGCTCGCGCCGGGTGCTGGACATCATCGAACCCATCTGCCGGGCCTACGGCATCCGCATCCGCCTTGTGGCGGGGCCGGGCTATGCCCACAAGGAAGCCATGGAGGCGCATCTGGCACGGCTGGATAACCCGCTGGTGGAATTTACCTGGGCCACCAATGTCATGAGCCGCATGATGGAAGGGGCCGACCTCGCCATCTGCTCCGCAGGGCGCACGGTGTACGAGCTGGCCCATATGCGGATTCCCTCAATGGTGCTGGCCCACCACGAGCGCGAGGCGCGCCACACCTTTGCCCGCCCCCGCAACGGCTTTGCATTTGTGGGCATTATGGACAGGGTCAGCGATGCCAAAATTCGCAATGTTTTTCTGGCCATGCTCAAGAATCCCCGGCGCAAACGCTTTTGGGATCGCCAGAACTCCCTTAATTTTACGGCCAACAAGGGGCGCGTTGTAGCCCTTATGCAGAATATCCTGCAGGAAGGCGCAGCCGCCCCTCAGGCGGCGGAAAATGCCGCTCCCGTAGAACCGCAGCAAGCATAA
- a CDS encoding DegT/DnrJ/EryC1/StrS family aminotransferase — protein MDLKVNFSGRAIRYTEEEIAVVVDVMRNADTLTQGVHMRDFESKFASYQCVAQGSCFVTMNGVSALELSAQLCRFKPGDEVVMPSHTFTASAYPYIKKGATMAWADVDLLTRVVTAESIEKAITPRTKAVVVVHLYGYVADMVGIAALCKERGLILIEDAAQSIGSELNGKKAGSFGDMAVFSFHSHKNLTTLGEGGMLYVRDPKLAALVPTLRHNGHCGYDFERPDYWKPAMGNVDLPMLDGEPLQPNNYCLGEAECALGAKLLERIDAINDEKRARALRFIDALADFPELEFHREDSRRHNYHLLAARMTTGTEARDRFIRAMFNEKGVKCVVQYIPLDRYDYYRRLGMGKADCPNADTFFDAMISFPFQHWLTDEEFDYMLASTREVLASLR, from the coding sequence GGCCGCGCCATCCGCTACACGGAAGAAGAAATCGCCGTGGTTGTCGATGTCATGCGCAATGCCGACACGCTCACCCAGGGCGTGCACATGCGTGATTTTGAAAGCAAGTTTGCCAGCTATCAGTGCGTTGCCCAGGGCAGCTGCTTTGTGACCATGAACGGCGTTTCGGCTCTGGAACTTTCGGCCCAACTGTGCCGCTTCAAGCCCGGCGATGAAGTTGTCATGCCTTCGCATACCTTTACGGCCTCTGCCTACCCCTACATCAAAAAGGGCGCCACAATGGCCTGGGCTGACGTTGACCTTCTTACCCGGGTCGTCACAGCCGAAAGCATCGAAAAAGCCATTACGCCCCGCACCAAGGCCGTTGTGGTGGTGCACCTGTACGGTTATGTGGCAGACATGGTCGGTATTGCCGCCCTGTGCAAAGAGCGCGGGCTTATCCTCATTGAAGACGCGGCCCAGTCCATCGGCTCCGAGCTGAACGGCAAAAAGGCTGGCAGCTTTGGCGACATGGCCGTTTTCTCCTTCCATTCGCACAAGAACCTCACCACTCTTGGCGAGGGCGGCATGCTCTATGTGCGCGATCCCAAGCTGGCGGCCCTTGTGCCCACCCTGCGCCACAACGGGCATTGCGGCTATGACTTTGAGCGGCCCGACTACTGGAAGCCTGCCATGGGCAACGTCGATCTGCCCATGCTGGACGGGGAACCCCTGCAACCCAACAACTATTGCCTTGGCGAAGCGGAATGCGCGCTTGGGGCCAAGCTGCTTGAGCGTATCGACGCCATCAATGACGAAAAGCGCGCCCGCGCCCTGCGCTTCATTGATGCGCTGGCGGACTTTCCCGAGCTGGAGTTCCACCGCGAGGATTCCCGCCGCCACAACTATCACCTGCTGGCCGCGCGTATGACCACGGGCACCGAAGCCCGCGACCGCTTTATCCGCGCCATGTTCAATGAAAAAGGCGTGAAGTGCGTGGTGCAGTACATTCCGCTCGACCGCTACGATTACTACCGCCGTCTGGGCATGGGCAAGGCCGACTGCCCCAATGCCGACACCTTCTTTGACGCCATGATTTCCTTCCCCTTCCAGCACTGGCTGACGGATGAGGAATTTGACTACATGCTGGCCTCCACCCGCGAGGTTCTGGCCAGCCTGCGCTAA